From the Spiribacter sp. 2438 genome, one window contains:
- a CDS encoding nucleotide sugar dehydrogenase — protein sequence MKVTTHPRIGVIGLGYVGLPLAAAFAEAHSVIGFDIDARRITELEGGRDRTDELSADELAAASAHGIRYTSDVDALRDCNVFVVTVPTPIDEHRRPNLAPLLKASETVGQVLQPGAVVIYESTVYPGATEEDCIPIVERVSGLTYGEDFHAGYSPERINPGDRAHRVTDIVKVTSGSSPEVADFVDALYARVITAGTHKAPSIAVAEAAKVIENTQRDVNIALVNELAILFNRIGLDTQAVLEAAGTKWNFLPFRPGLVGGHCIGVDPYYLTHKAQAVGHHPDMILAGRRLNDAMGAHVAHEVVKGLIQRGVCIPEARILVLGLAFKEDTPDLRNTRVIDIVRELEDYGATVAVHDPVVDAEEARDEFKLELVPVEALETRTGAGADEAACYDAAILAVAHRPFVALGASGIRHWLKPDGYLYDVKYAFGADQVDGRL from the coding sequence ATGAAAGTTACAACCCACCCTCGCATTGGCGTCATCGGCCTAGGCTATGTCGGTTTGCCGTTAGCGGCTGCTTTTGCCGAGGCCCACTCGGTCATCGGCTTTGATATCGATGCCCGCCGTATTACCGAGTTAGAGGGCGGTCGCGACCGCACCGATGAATTGAGTGCCGATGAGCTGGCTGCGGCCTCCGCCCACGGCATCCGTTACACCAGTGACGTGGACGCCCTGCGCGACTGCAACGTCTTTGTCGTCACCGTGCCCACGCCCATCGATGAGCATCGTCGCCCGAATCTTGCGCCACTATTGAAGGCCAGTGAGACCGTCGGTCAGGTCCTCCAGCCCGGCGCCGTCGTCATCTACGAATCCACCGTCTATCCCGGCGCCACCGAGGAAGACTGCATTCCGATCGTCGAACGGGTCTCTGGGCTCACCTATGGCGAGGACTTCCACGCCGGCTACAGCCCCGAGCGCATCAACCCCGGCGATAGGGCCCATCGGGTGACGGATATCGTCAAGGTGACCAGCGGGTCATCGCCCGAGGTCGCCGACTTTGTCGATGCCCTCTACGCTCGGGTCATCACCGCCGGCACGCACAAGGCCCCGAGCATCGCCGTCGCCGAGGCCGCCAAGGTCATCGAGAACACCCAGCGGGATGTGAATATCGCGCTGGTCAACGAACTGGCGATCCTCTTCAACCGCATCGGCCTCGACACCCAGGCCGTGCTCGAGGCCGCCGGCACCAAGTGGAACTTCCTGCCCTTCCGCCCGGGGCTGGTGGGCGGTCACTGCATTGGCGTGGATCCCTACTACCTCACCCACAAGGCCCAGGCCGTGGGCCATCACCCGGACATGATCCTTGCCGGCCGGCGCCTCAATGACGCCATGGGCGCTCATGTGGCCCATGAGGTGGTGAAAGGATTGATCCAGCGGGGCGTGTGCATCCCCGAGGCGCGCATCCTCGTGCTGGGCCTCGCCTTCAAGGAAGACACCCCGGATCTGCGCAACACCCGGGTGATTGACATCGTCCGCGAGCTCGAGGACTACGGCGCTACCGTTGCCGTTCATGACCCGGTGGTGGATGCCGAAGAGGCGAGGGACGAGTTCAAGCTGGAGTTGGTGCCGGTGGAGGCATTGGAGACGCGAACCGGTGCGGGTGCCGATGAGGCGGCTTGCTATGACGCCGCCATCCTGGCCGTTGCTCATCGCCCGTTTGTGGCGTTGGGGGCTTCTGGCATCCGCCATTGGCTCAAGCCCGATGGGTATCTCTACGACGTCAAATACGCCTTTGGCGCCGATCAGGTCGATGGGCGCTTGTAA
- a CDS encoding glycosyltransferase family 4 protein has translation MRLRGCRISSIHSWRHDSDGRPSAQLFVKVLLFANTEWYLYNFRYAQARALQAAGHEVLLLSPPGPYGEALQRLGLEWRAAPMERLSLNPWRELRLLIWLVGFIRSEQIDLVHGFTIKSAVYGSLAARLAGDRARVSAVAGMGYVFTSGSVKAGLLRPLVRGVLRAALGGKKSRLILQNGDDAAVFEQARLIDKAHIRLIKGSGVDLNRFTPPSNEPATPPFRVVLPARLLWDKGVGELVEASRLLQARGTAVEFLLAGEPDPGNPAAVAKDAIRHWQDEGLILWLGKVDDMPTLFRSVHAVALPSYYGEGLPKSLIEAAACERALITTDMPGCREVVTDDVDGLLVPPRDATALADAIERLAADPALCQRLGEAARRKAQAEFDERIVIERTMAVYQELIS, from the coding sequence ATGCGCCTGCGTGGTTGCCGTATCAGTTCTATCCACTCGTGGCGTCATGATTCTGACGGGCGGCCATCAGCCCAATTGTTTGTGAAAGTCCTCCTGTTCGCCAATACCGAGTGGTACCTCTATAACTTCCGCTACGCCCAGGCTCGGGCACTGCAGGCAGCGGGGCATGAAGTGCTGCTGCTCTCGCCGCCGGGACCCTATGGCGAGGCGCTGCAGAGGCTCGGTCTGGAGTGGCGGGCTGCACCAATGGAGCGCCTTAGCCTTAACCCATGGCGCGAACTGCGACTGCTGATCTGGTTGGTTGGGTTCATCCGTTCAGAGCAGATCGACCTCGTGCACGGGTTCACCATCAAGTCGGCGGTCTATGGATCGCTGGCGGCGCGGCTGGCCGGCGATCGCGCACGGGTAAGTGCCGTGGCGGGAATGGGCTATGTATTCACCAGTGGCTCAGTGAAGGCCGGGTTGCTGCGGCCGCTGGTACGCGGCGTGTTGCGCGCGGCATTGGGTGGCAAAAAGAGCCGGCTGATCCTCCAGAACGGCGACGATGCCGCGGTGTTTGAGCAGGCGAGGCTGATCGATAAGGCCCATATCCGTCTGATCAAGGGCTCTGGCGTGGATCTGAATCGGTTTACACCACCGAGTAATGAGCCGGCCACGCCACCGTTTCGTGTGGTGCTACCCGCAAGACTGCTCTGGGATAAGGGCGTCGGCGAGCTTGTCGAGGCGTCCCGGTTGCTGCAGGCGCGTGGGACGGCCGTGGAGTTCCTGCTCGCCGGCGAGCCTGATCCCGGTAACCCCGCGGCGGTGGCGAAGGATGCAATACGACACTGGCAGGATGAGGGACTGATCCTGTGGCTGGGCAAAGTCGATGACATGCCGACATTGTTTCGGTCTGTCCATGCGGTGGCCCTGCCCAGTTATTATGGGGAAGGTCTGCCCAAGAGTTTGATTGAAGCGGCGGCGTGTGAGCGGGCATTAATCACAACCGATATGCCCGGATGCCGCGAAGTGGTGACCGACGACGTCGATGGCCTGCTGGTACCGCCCCGCGATGCGACCGCACTGGCGGATGCTATTGAGCGACTCGCGGCTGATCCGGCCCTTTGCCAGCGTCTCGGCGAGGCCGCCCGCCGGAAAGCTCAGGCCGAGTTTGATGAGCGTATCGTCATCGAGCGAACGATGGCTGTGTATCAAGAATTGATATCGTGA
- the gmhA gene encoding D-sedoheptulose 7-phosphate isomerase: protein MTTDSWATALDEHFQVFKQLSALEPRVRQAADLVSEALNNGGRVLVCGNGGSAADAQHFAAELTGRFERERPGLAAIALTTDTSALTAIGNDYGFEKIFARQLQALGCPGDVLLGISTSGHSANVLEAVQEGRSRGLTTLGLLGRDGGSLAAAVDMSLVVPADRTARIQEAHLFILHMLCTFIEDAL from the coding sequence ATGACCACCGATTCATGGGCTACGGCCCTCGACGAACACTTTCAGGTTTTTAAACAGCTATCCGCGCTGGAACCCCGGGTTCGGCAGGCCGCCGATTTGGTGTCGGAGGCCCTCAACAACGGCGGTCGAGTGCTGGTCTGTGGCAACGGCGGCTCGGCCGCGGATGCCCAGCATTTCGCCGCTGAACTGACCGGGCGCTTCGAGCGCGAGCGCCCGGGCCTGGCGGCCATCGCTCTCACCACGGACACGTCGGCGCTAACGGCCATTGGCAATGACTACGGGTTTGAGAAGATTTTTGCCCGCCAGCTCCAGGCGCTGGGGTGCCCGGGTGATGTCCTGCTGGGCATTAGCACCTCTGGCCATTCCGCCAATGTCCTCGAAGCCGTCCAGGAAGGCCGTTCCCGTGGCCTGACCACCCTCGGGCTGCTTGGCCGTGATGGGGGCAGCCTGGCCGCTGCGGTGGATATGAGCCTGGTGGTGCCGGCGGATCGCACGGCCCGCATCCAGGAAGCCCATCTGTTCATCCTGCACATGCTCTGCACGTTTATTGAAGACGCCCTGTAA
- a CDS encoding glutathione peroxidase, with protein MVSTPTLAKAFDMLDHDLRRLHSSETVNLQTLAADARAVLLVNTASQCGFTGQFEGLEALHQAYAERGLKVIGFSSDSFNQETDEASAAETCFVNFGVTFDMMATIPVRGADAHPLFAELARQSRAPRWNFNKYLVNPDGEVVEVFGATTGPESAKLKAAIEGLL; from the coding sequence ATGGTCTCGACGCCCACCCTGGCGAAGGCTTTCGACATGCTCGACCATGATCTGCGACGTCTGCATTCCAGCGAGACGGTGAACCTCCAGACGCTGGCCGCCGATGCCCGTGCGGTGCTGCTGGTGAACACCGCCAGCCAGTGCGGATTCACGGGCCAGTTCGAAGGCCTGGAGGCCCTGCATCAGGCCTATGCCGAGCGGGGCTTGAAAGTCATCGGCTTCTCCTCGGACTCATTCAATCAGGAGACCGATGAAGCCAGCGCCGCCGAGACCTGTTTTGTGAACTTCGGCGTGACCTTCGACATGATGGCCACCATCCCGGTGCGCGGCGCCGACGCCCACCCGCTGTTTGCCGAGCTGGCCCGCCAGTCCCGCGCCCCGCGCTGGAACTTCAACAAATACCTGGTGAATCCCGACGGCGAGGTGGTGGAAGTCTTCGGCGCCACGACCGGCCCCGAGTCCGCCAAGCTGAAGGCGGCGATTGAAGGGTTGTTGTAG
- a CDS encoding ATP-binding protein, translated as MLAAPSKTTTHADQLPKTLAGRFELTRLGHWRFCELQAAFGYDLERYLAYGGYPGTVAFEGDRDRWYAYLKDAIVETVIGKDILQFQRVGKPALFRQAFEILCRYPAQEISYTKLLGQLQDRGNTDLIKHYIRLYKSAFMFHALAKYSAKAWRRRGSSPKMLPACPALHTMHQSARILDDPEQRGRVFELAVGAELAQQPGALYYWREGKAEVDFVYAHRNALYAIEVKSGRRKSRRGLSAFLEQTPGAVPVILTPEHFSTFSADPMAFLEKVSG; from the coding sequence TTGCTAGCAGCACCTAGCAAGACTACTACCCATGCCGATCAACTACCAAAGACCCTTGCCGGGCGCTTTGAGTTAACGCGCCTGGGCCATTGGCGCTTCTGCGAGCTGCAGGCCGCCTTCGGCTATGACCTCGAGCGCTATCTCGCCTATGGGGGCTACCCCGGCACCGTTGCCTTCGAGGGAGATCGCGATCGCTGGTATGCCTATCTCAAGGACGCCATTGTGGAGACGGTGATCGGCAAGGACATTCTGCAGTTTCAGCGGGTCGGCAAGCCGGCGCTATTTCGACAGGCCTTTGAGATCCTCTGCCGCTACCCGGCCCAGGAGATCAGCTACACCAAACTGCTCGGCCAACTCCAGGACCGCGGCAACACCGACCTCATCAAACACTACATCCGCCTCTACAAGAGCGCGTTCATGTTTCATGCGCTGGCCAAGTACTCCGCCAAGGCTTGGCGGCGCCGCGGCTCCAGCCCGAAAATGCTGCCCGCCTGTCCTGCGCTCCACACCATGCATCAAAGCGCTCGGATACTGGACGATCCCGAGCAGCGTGGCCGGGTCTTCGAACTGGCCGTCGGCGCGGAGCTCGCCCAGCAGCCCGGGGCTCTGTACTACTGGCGCGAGGGCAAGGCCGAGGTGGACTTCGTCTACGCCCATCGCAACGCGCTCTACGCCATCGAAGTCAAATCCGGGCGGCGAAAATCCCGCAGGGGCCTCAGTGCCTTTCTTGAACAAACCCCGGGCGCCGTCCCCGTCATCCTTACCCCGGAGCATTTCAGCACTTTCTCGGCAGACCCGATGGCGTTTCTCGAGAAGGTGAGCGGTTAA